The proteins below come from a single Saccharophagus degradans 2-40 genomic window:
- a CDS encoding carbohydrate-binding protein yields MVKNKLYLALSIAAATSLTACGGGGDAADDTVKRNVFAVGDVFKTQEDGDAVEADVSENDFGRGLTFALESGSTTANGELVFNADGSFTYTPNADFSGKDSFTYVATHTASGDTASALVTINVISDFETIEESGWTLTWSDEFDSLDSMAWDAMNASASEGVLSVSAVEGQTSYVKSTAALGQAGRIEASIQLPDGKSLYSGFGLMPMADMFDGKNALMAIESANNKATAGGHWGIGLVNGVEINEPTNAVVRAEFHTYAIEWNESLIRWYIDDIHIHTVDTLNTWSYNLSGDTVVADTTTKPFSQDLQIMMELTAASSGLPNAMLVDFVKVYECDTSVTDQIESCAFAADENVDKLASNRIESVGEIVTPLFTDELTSLSWHYSDAEEAVTFVTEQESAVPTHRGIVSQPDVMEPVAEVAPVDPVEEGEEGYEEYQAYLAYVDYLNYLETLAFLDTVDPSRERGAVIRYQSDASTWSNFSLNTPSLGLVGKDSALQFDMYIDSASTTTETIEIRMETGWPFLGTVLLNVADLQLDTWVTYNIPVSDFLANPFITPDWAVGQDWFLGGNGVEGQPLYLDTNSITKAIVVQLAAPGHLVFDNVAITCVSNESCFQGPLAKQPIVKAGPAPIIYEAEAYTAVTGEVQTEDTQDAGGGQNVGYIDAGEALEYTIVAPIDGTYKFQYRLASGLESASEFDVSIDDMLIDGQSLPGTGGWQVWTTLESGEFDLTAGEHAIVFNFAGGMNFNWFAIVPPPIAIFIEAEDYSSMAGVQLEDTADEGGGQNVGYIDAGDFLQYNVEVPADGTYFIELRVASSGGSDGFTITSNGITTSTIPVADTGGWQNWTTQTVEMQLSAGQQTLRFDFIGGAINFNWINVTN; encoded by the coding sequence ATGGTTAAGAATAAATTGTATCTAGCGCTATCTATAGCGGCTGCTACAAGCCTAACGGCATGTGGTGGTGGCGGGGATGCGGCTGATGACACTGTTAAACGCAACGTATTTGCCGTAGGCGATGTGTTTAAAACGCAAGAAGATGGCGATGCGGTTGAGGCGGATGTAAGTGAAAACGATTTTGGCAGAGGCCTCACGTTCGCATTAGAAAGCGGTAGCACCACGGCTAATGGCGAGCTGGTATTCAATGCCGATGGCTCTTTTACGTATACACCCAATGCGGACTTCTCTGGTAAAGACTCCTTTACCTATGTGGCCACCCACACCGCATCGGGCGATACAGCCAGTGCCTTGGTGACTATTAACGTAATAAGTGACTTTGAAACCATCGAGGAATCTGGGTGGACGCTAACGTGGTCCGACGAATTCGATAGTTTAGATAGCATGGCGTGGGATGCGATGAACGCATCTGCTTCTGAAGGTGTGTTGTCGGTAAGCGCTGTAGAAGGGCAAACATCTTACGTTAAAAGCACCGCTGCACTGGGGCAGGCTGGGCGTATTGAGGCGAGCATTCAGTTGCCCGATGGTAAAAGCTTGTACTCTGGCTTTGGCTTAATGCCAATGGCCGACATGTTCGATGGTAAAAATGCATTAATGGCCATCGAGAGCGCGAACAATAAGGCAACTGCTGGTGGTCATTGGGGTATTGGATTAGTAAATGGTGTTGAAATTAATGAACCCACTAACGCAGTAGTACGTGCGGAATTTCATACCTATGCCATAGAGTGGAATGAGAGTCTGATTCGCTGGTATATAGATGATATACATATTCATACCGTAGATACCCTTAATACCTGGTCATACAATTTAAGCGGCGATACCGTGGTTGCCGATACTACCACTAAGCCGTTTAGCCAAGACCTGCAAATAATGATGGAGTTAACGGCAGCAAGTTCAGGTTTGCCAAATGCAATGCTGGTAGATTTTGTAAAGGTTTATGAGTGTGACACGTCTGTTACCGATCAAATAGAAAGCTGCGCATTCGCGGCTGACGAAAATGTGGATAAGCTTGCTTCCAACCGTATTGAGTCGGTTGGTGAAATTGTTACCCCATTGTTCACAGATGAGCTTACATCGTTAAGCTGGCATTACTCTGATGCCGAAGAAGCTGTTACTTTTGTTACAGAGCAAGAAAGCGCTGTGCCTACTCATAGAGGTATTGTTTCTCAGCCCGACGTTATGGAGCCTGTAGCAGAAGTTGCACCAGTGGACCCTGTAGAAGAAGGTGAAGAGGGCTACGAGGAATATCAAGCTTACTTAGCTTATGTGGACTACCTGAACTATTTAGAAACTCTCGCATTTTTAGATACAGTGGACCCAAGCCGCGAACGTGGCGCTGTTATTCGGTATCAATCGGATGCAAGCACATGGTCTAATTTTAGTTTGAATACTCCGAGCTTAGGCTTAGTTGGAAAAGATTCCGCGCTGCAGTTTGATATGTATATCGATAGCGCATCTACAACTACCGAAACCATCGAAATACGCATGGAAACCGGTTGGCCATTCCTTGGCACTGTTCTGCTAAACGTTGCAGACTTGCAGCTAGATACTTGGGTGACGTACAACATTCCCGTTAGCGACTTTTTAGCCAATCCATTTATTACACCCGATTGGGCAGTGGGCCAAGACTGGTTCTTGGGCGGTAACGGTGTTGAAGGGCAGCCTCTCTATTTAGATACCAATTCAATTACTAAAGCCATTGTGGTTCAGCTAGCAGCACCAGGGCATTTAGTTTTCGATAACGTTGCAATTACTTGTGTTTCGAATGAAAGCTGCTTCCAGGGGCCATTAGCCAAACAGCCCATCGTAAAGGCCGGTCCTGCTCCCATTATTTACGAAGCAGAAGCTTACACGGCGGTAACGGGTGAAGTGCAAACGGAAGATACCCAAGACGCGGGCGGCGGCCAAAACGTTGGCTATATCGACGCAGGTGAAGCATTGGAATACACCATTGTTGCACCTATCGACGGTACCTATAAATTCCAATATCGCTTGGCAAGTGGCTTAGAAAGCGCTTCTGAGTTTGATGTTTCTATCGACGATATGCTTATCGATGGCCAAAGCCTACCTGGTACTGGTGGCTGGCAAGTGTGGACCACATTGGAGTCTGGTGAGTTTGATCTAACTGCTGGTGAACACGCTATTGTGTTTAATTTTGCTGGCGGTATGAACTTTAACTGGTTTGCAATTGTTCCGCCCCCTATTGCGATTTTTATCGAAGCTGAAGATTACTCGTCAATGGCTGGTGTTCAGCTTGAAGACACCGCAGATGAAGGCGGCGGTCAAAATGTTGGGTATATCGACGCAGGTGATTTCCTTCAATACAACGTCGAAGTGCCGGCTGATGGTACCTACTTCATTGAATTGCGTGTAGCCAGCAGTGGTGGTAGCGATGGCTTTACCATTACTTCCAATGGCATTACTACAAGCACTATTCCTGTAGCGGATACCGGTGGTTGGCAAAATTGGACTACTCAAACTGTAGAGATGCAATTGTCTGCTGGTCAACAAACACTTCGTTTCGACTTTATCGGTGGGGCCATTAACTTTAACTGGATCAATGTCACCAACTAA
- a CDS encoding tetratricopeptide repeat protein — MKAILFFLYALSFTLLTVAHADEEKDFAQAYSQYTQALEKGDAKAALQYAKKTYDLGMLVLEPDSESLLAVTDNYAALLLKKGDSKGALKLYKAVLADNERAYGRYAKSLVPILESIYKIEAKFSPKSAEDVKVRYFKLLYRHNPGEIAKSMDEGVLPPADNVSDVAADITATTGLSVKTHEGDHWSILYTGNNDEGAKIFDQQLEISYRSIREFLISANLAVKPLDTKLVAILFQDEAEYMDYLKKKDYLIRGKGSYSERAGLLIMHDNLSKRSDWNFFKQTNFITKEALQQVAVAANVFSTTKTYYPLWLYDGLAYSFEFNDIKQPFGPHTQNISSTNWSRAQDLIDNGGWLSIQDLVRLDNLEEKEKSNKEVLYIMGTYLVRFLYEQRGDELIDYLLLLPKQNKNAQKSMYREKAFRKAFGDPADLDKDWRRFLKNEGIELKL, encoded by the coding sequence ATGAAGGCTATACTTTTCTTTTTATATGCACTTAGTTTTACCCTCCTAACAGTAGCTCACGCAGATGAAGAAAAGGATTTTGCTCAAGCGTATAGTCAATACACTCAAGCGTTAGAAAAAGGTGATGCAAAGGCAGCATTACAATACGCTAAAAAAACCTACGACCTAGGTATGTTGGTATTAGAGCCAGATAGCGAAAGCCTTTTGGCAGTTACCGATAATTACGCAGCCTTGCTACTTAAAAAAGGGGATAGCAAAGGGGCATTGAAACTGTACAAAGCCGTGTTGGCAGATAACGAACGCGCATACGGCCGTTACGCTAAATCGCTGGTTCCTATTCTCGAGTCTATCTACAAAATTGAAGCCAAATTTAGCCCTAAGTCTGCTGAAGATGTGAAAGTACGCTACTTCAAGCTGCTTTATCGCCATAACCCAGGTGAAATTGCCAAGTCGATGGACGAGGGGGTTTTACCGCCAGCAGATAATGTAAGTGATGTAGCTGCAGACATTACCGCCACCACGGGCTTATCTGTAAAAACCCACGAGGGGGATCACTGGTCCATTTTGTACACTGGCAATAATGACGAAGGTGCGAAAATATTCGATCAGCAGCTTGAAATATCCTACCGCTCTATACGCGAGTTTTTAATTTCTGCCAACCTTGCGGTTAAACCCCTAGATACCAAGCTGGTAGCCATATTGTTTCAAGACGAAGCCGAGTATATGGATTACCTAAAAAAGAAGGACTACCTTATTCGTGGTAAAGGCTCATACAGTGAGCGAGCGGGCTTGCTCATTATGCACGACAACCTAAGCAAGCGTTCAGATTGGAACTTCTTCAAGCAAACCAACTTTATAACTAAAGAAGCGTTACAGCAGGTTGCGGTTGCGGCAAACGTGTTTTCCACAACGAAAACCTACTACCCACTGTGGCTGTACGATGGCTTAGCTTACTCCTTTGAGTTTAATGATATTAAGCAACCCTTCGGCCCGCATACTCAAAATATCTCCTCTACTAACTGGTCGCGAGCGCAAGATCTAATCGACAATGGCGGTTGGTTGAGTATTCAAGACCTCGTTCGCTTGGATAATCTAGAAGAAAAAGAGAAGTCCAACAAAGAAGTGCTCTACATAATGGGTACCTATTTGGTACGTTTTTTATACGAGCAGCGAGGGGATGAGCTTATAGATTACCTATTGCTCTTGCCCAAGCAAAACAAAAATGCGCAAAAATCTATGTATAGAGAAAAAGCCTTTAGAAAAGCCTTTGGCGACCCGGCAGATCTAGATAAAGACTGGCGCCGCTTTTTAAAGAATGAAGGTATCGAACTGAAATTGTAA